The Branchiostoma lanceolatum isolate klBraLanc5 chromosome 3, klBraLanc5.hap2, whole genome shotgun sequence DNA segment ATGCGTTGTAGATGGTGGAGTAAGACTCGACGTAGCCGCCGAAAGAGATATTACCCAGCATACCGTAGGAAAACATGAGGACTAAAATGACGCCTCCGTGTGACAACATGGGGCTTATAACTCTTCCGAAAGTCTTCTGCATCAAATAGAGACTGTTGTTTCCCCTCAGTAACTTACAGCATCGACAACAGCCAATGAAGGCCAAGATAGACACCACGATTAGCTGGGTTCTATCCACAAGGACAACTGGAGCGATGTTGAGAAACGAGGAGTTGTTTTCGCGATAGTTTTTCAGAGTATTTTCAGTCAAAATCATTCGTGCAACAAAAGCAGCGACTGCTATCAGAGACAAAATTACAACCATCAggtctaaaaccttccatacgTCTTTGAAATATTCAATCCTATCTTTAAGAATGCCACGTACAGCGTAATAGATGAAGTAGGCCAGGAAAATGACGTAAGCAATCTGAAAGGTCAAAAGCACAAGGTCAGTGGTTTGGTTGTAAAGATGGAGGCGCAAGACTGGTAGATCGAACTGGACTCTAGCTCTTCCAATTGCTGGGGTTTCGACAAGTACGGAAACCACATTGAACAAGTCCACGTTAGCATTGTACAGAGTGAAATCCACAAAAACGGCTcttgtctgtctatctatccAGCTCATGTTACGGAGTTCGCTCAAGTGGTGGTTATGATCGGGAGGTCTTGGATCAATGTCTATCACGTATCCACCACTGTCGTAGCGGTATAGCGACCAAAtactgtctgtttgtctgtagaTCCAAGGGCCTGAGGTGTTCGTTAGGTTTGGCACTCCCGTCCATCCAGGATGGTAGTGACCTTTGACCGCACTACCACGTGTGTAGTCCTCCGCGCACAGGTCAAAGTACAAGGACAGCAATCTGGCGCTGGAGACTCTTCCGCCGTGAAACACACACGTATCTAATGGTGAAAGAGGAATTCAATCAGTAAATATAAAGACAGAGAAGTGTCAATACTACACCGTGATCTATTCATGTTGGCATTACTGCACTCCAAGTATGTTTTATTAAACTTTCTTGTGATTTACTTTTCCACCTGTGCAGCAAGTAAGGAATTTCTGTCATAAAAGATTCCACATTCGAACGATTGTTCATTACTAACGAAGATTGGATGGTTTCTGGTAGGATAGTTTTTATCACACACCATATGCATAACCTTACATCGTAACGTCACAACATATACCTATTGCATGTAATCCAGTGGAAATGTGGTCCCTACTACATATACGCTGAGCAGCCAATCATCCAAGCAAAACTGCAATCTGATATGACCTAGTTATGAAATGTGAACTAGACTTTAGAAGATCATATTATACAATACTTCGAATCGTTTTGAGACGCTGGCTATTGTTGTTTCCAGATGAGTTTATGTGTTGAAATACCCACCTAACGGGACCCGTACTTGGCGCATTCTCACTGCCCCAACAAGAACAGACTGACCGTCGGCAGTGTATCCGTCCGCGGACACTTTCGGGAACACCTCATTCTCCATCCAATAATACACATCGAGGCTGACATTAATCTGTATAAAACCAAATTGATAAACACTATTTCTATGATGAACTCTTGGTCTATGTAACTTATATGTTTGATGTTGAAGGAGACGTTGATAGAGCAGTACGTTCTAGAACCGCAAGGGAGCGCTATAAGGGATTGAGAAGGTGAAAGAACGTCACAGCAATGTGAGATACAACAAATCAAGAGCAAGCAAGAACGTTACGAGTAGAAACAAAAATGGCAAGGAACACCGAAATGTACACGGGCGACTGATGACAAAATTAAGAAATAATGCCTTTTAATTGATTGCTTTCTTGTTTGAATTGTTGGGcttgacatgtttttcaaatcTAGGTAAGCTATTACAATGAAGATATGCTATCCCTCTTCATTCAAAATAATTTACCTTGTCCagcttagacagaaatgtaTTTTCCACGCTGTTGCTGAGATGATAGGCGTCTGGCACGGCCATGGTGTGCGCTATTCCAAGCACCAACAGCACGAAGATCATGTACCTCCCCGTCTCGAGGACTAGGTTGTACAGTCCAGCCTCCTTCAGTGTTAGTCTACCAATGTCCACGTCTTTGCGGGGAGGA contains these protein-coding regions:
- the LOC136429253 gene encoding polycystin-1-like protein 2; its protein translation is MFVPKGMRRARKAQRARAEAHFPKEEKAEVGIPPRKDVDIGRLTLKEAGLYNLVLETGRYMIFVLLVLGIAHTMAVPDAYHLSNSVENTFLSKLDKINVSLDVYYWMENEVFPKVSADGYTADGQSVLVGAVRMRQVRVPLDTCVFHGGRVSSARLLSLYFDLCAEDYTRGSAVKGHYHPGWTGVPNLTNTSGPWIYRQTDSIWSLYRYDSGGYVIDIDPRPPDHNHHLSELRNMSWIDRQTRAVFVDFTLYNANVDLFNVVSVLVETPAIGRARVQFDLPVLRLHLYNQTTDLVLLTFQIAYVIFLAYFIYYAVRGILKDRIEYFKDVWKVLDLMVVILSLIAVAAFVARMILTENTLKNYRENNSSFLNIAPVVLVDRTQLIVVSILAFIGCCRCCKLLRGNNSLYLMQKTFGRVISPMLSHGGVILVLMFSYGMLGNISFGGYVESYSTIYNAFLTVTDFVIGSYQLDDYVMFPTLGTIFFISFVLIMNFVLLNFFATVMMDAFFVEKETFVTPEDREIVTYILNRARVRLSGWCHGQAEKRTNDGVESDPIRTSFGTS